The nucleotide sequence TAGAATTTATCTATTATATTATTGATTGTTTGGTAGTATTTGTGCAGGTCTTCAGGAGAAACCTTTTGTCCTATGGTCGCATATCTATCTGCTAATGTGAGTAATAAACTACTTATCCCCTCTTGCCCCATATCTCTAAAGAATCGATGCAGAGCGCGGTTAGTAAGTGTTGGTGCTTGAATAAGATAGCCCGGACGCATATGATTGCGAATGATTAATCCAATCATCTTTTTTTCCTTCGTGCCCAATTTTAGCCTGCTGGCGATTTTTGAGGAGATTTTAGCCCCCAATATTTCATGACCAATGAACCTGATTTTACCAGAAATCTCTTGTGTCATCGTTCCGTATTTGCCAATATCATGGAGTAATGAGATGAGCTTGAGATTAACCAATCTGTTATGTTCTTTAGTTATAGGCTCGTTTAAATATTTTCTTATTTCATTATGCCATCCGGGAAATAATCTCTTAAGGCTTGAAACTATACCTTCTAACTGAGTTAATGTCGCTATGGAATGTTCAAAGACAGATAAATGATGATAGCCGTTTTGCTTAATCTCTTTTAAAGGTATAATTTCTGGAATGATTTCTTCAAACAATCCTAATTTATCAAAGTGGGTTATAAAAAAACTTGAATTTTTTGAAGATAATATTAAATAAATTTCATTAGTAATTCGTTCTGCACTAACATTGGAAATTAATCCTTTTGACTTAACAATGGTCGAGCAAGTATCCTTTTCTATCTCAAATCCTAATTCGCAACACAGCCGAACCGCTCTTAACATTCGTAATGGGTCATCTTGAAATGTATCAGGAGAGATAATGCGGATAATTTTTTCTTGAAGGTCCTGGACGCCATTATTTTTATCAATAAGTTCAATATTTGCAGATGTTAAATCTATGGCAAGGGCATTTATGGTGAAATCTCGCATCCGCAGGTCTTCAGATATATTTTCTCCTTTAAAATTATTAAAGTCTAAATTTAGTGTCTGGTTTTTTGATTTACAGACAACCCTTGCTGTTCCTCTTTCTTCTTCTAAGAGAATGAAGGTTCCGCCTAAAACTTCAGCCACTTTTTTAGCAAAAAATAAGGCATCCCCTTTTATTGCAAAGTCATAATCATTAGACTCACGATTTACCAGGAAATCTCGAATATATCCTCCGACAAGGTATAGAGGGAGATTCATCTTAATAGATAAATCTTTTATTATTGAAAGGGGCGGATTGCAGATTTTTATTTTATCTATGTTCATCTTTGGTAAATGGTAAAAAAGAAAGGAGCAAGATGCAAATTCTACATCTTGCTCCTCCTTTTTTTTCTAATTTTTTTTCGTATTCCTTACTTATTCTTTTGCAGCTGGTGCTTCTTCTGAACTTACTTCCTCTGCTTCTTCTGTTACTGCTTCTTCCTCAGGTGCTGTTGCTTCTTCTTCTTCTACCGTAGTAGCTGGTGGAGCCTCTTCTTTTGCTGGTGGTGCACAACTTGACAGAATTGTAACGACTCCTACTACCAGGCAGAATGACATTATCAATCTCATTATCTGCATCAATTTATCCTTTCACCTCCTTTTCTAAGGCTGCCTTAGAAAAATAGCCTTTTTTTATCTCACACTGATTAATTTATGGTTTCTCTTAAGATATTTTCCCTTCACAAATCCACAGATTGGGTCTGACCTTAATTATACA is from bacterium and encodes:
- a CDS encoding HD domain-containing protein; its protein translation is MNIDKIKICNPPLSIIKDLSIKMNLPLYLVGGYIRDFLVNRESNDYDFAIKGDALFFAKKVAEVLGGTFILLEEERGTARVVCKSKNQTLNLDFNNFKGENISEDLRMRDFTINALAIDLTSANIELIDKNNGVQDLQEKIIRIISPDTFQDDPLRMLRAVRLCCELGFEIEKDTCSTIVKSKGLISNVSAERITNEIYLILSSKNSSFFITHFDKLGLFEEIIPEIIPLKEIKQNGYHHLSVFEHSIATLTQLEGIVSSLKRLFPGWHNEIRKYLNEPITKEHNRLVNLKLISLLHDIGKYGTMTQEISGKIRFIGHEILGAKISSKIASRLKLGTKEKKMIGLIIRNHMRPGYLIQAPTLTNRALHRFFRDMGQEGISSLLLTLADRYATIGQKVSPEDLHKYYQTINNIIDKFYSPSPTIMPPKILKGNEIMEHFGLPSGPLIGKLLREVEEAFVDKKIKNKQEALAFLASSLKIKI